In Nasonia vitripennis strain AsymCx chromosome 2, Nvit_psr_1.1, whole genome shotgun sequence, a genomic segment contains:
- the LOC100116872 gene encoding spatacsin, with translation MAHIVTVDGVPVELTKEQPAIWSGWKGLGDREIVREASAKGTHINLAYKFLETRRHCSLQEAKDYFSSEVEIWVTSLLKKKQVHRASHILNNVGKVPIDYIRTVCLTCKEPALRDYLARHVESSFNAEEREAWNMINLIAKYEETFQLENDLISHKCLEEIINLPTSIKDALYTELYFNYYEPNIVAYLKSQVVWDYLLTNNKLELIKFWIDINFGDANNSTLNNAEFRSNIQLLFTNLKITNEMIAFIESSNGMPPISNLVLNYLSRYGIFTTKERNDVKLILTRLFGECISLNDFEKILAKPLCNIDKQNFLLRLDVVGLSRNYYKDNEIQNIDLKNKKLYDCLKEMCNTTNNHKQLLELGIIETVNYLSDNFVQFLKQNPILSFTLIFLHYSECMAIFKDTTLKEMFSNDTGLVTSRLTLPKDILDSVIFHLPYLKSEIDPKMTKSNITMYQLLDGYKQFNSTKLFKWRLRNGTMPDFLNENLVNKFGHKEKLTYINYLKEARPHMAANILRLQQEQLGGKISAKAKSQASLCAHVFALRHPKELEVISGCISFLEILGINSENLRLHITVAQLVRKELNISIENLLESVIYNNHQDLKQVLNYLETSFHSRLDMQMINNNEEFIQALCTWDVIVRFARMHNTSLPTSLLKFLASHDAWFEFILVGHIFGYPINQITECVQNFDSISLKEHLLLSLNNPQLLRQSLSNGNHKLKNEKIRERDSRQTLYNEIGVKYSTSPQSSPPLYCNETGLATKHNTISTSQSSIISSSAFIDDLWLIILKCHQSQDPPGTLLNASRTFKYPILTVLATCYEPSSMSSYCYSWLVISADNAPFVKDYGECLENQIWSASTVLNLFHNMVLHGLVNTLFRGLQIFLPENPLKSFFEFLVNCIEYGNFKDCEQYLDNFITDCSNYRSNKMINWECSDASYLDNAYWIQTVVVKCIIITLGSALSSTRAQMELLDALIKSQFHKKLIEAPNFESLLEYTKILSETSVTLNFYCFDTTVKIHESEAEIEKCINELVQLEDYTNALRLSKAANLKASKIILAQYRSEFKQNDDKDGIVDSTFWSRCASDFKKYQVCYEKAAEFFVEHAEKVKSYKERSEILKLALEILEQNSSDRQICDTVEMAMWKSCILAGPENIELRTINGVFKKLKTELLSSVSGLQVSCSLREPEEKSAVQVLIGRLLDAGRLETALRICAIFTCRNRDLQVLMLCSSLAEGEISPYQLTVQQRALLSEADKPRQRSSRLSSRGIQRLPSSSSLNLSSTSANPSNISEATNATLIVEKQEQSDCLSLLTNLVETLNHGVDIGVRILECYQLAVQLGKSYQVLLTLSKPMQLLQEIVSSPCDRKLEIARDIITTYQIENQTIAHFLAEEIVAHITQVIEDDLNEPTTAWNYNMNLQSVIDLCKDSSLLGLKLLDMAHKLLGHSYGEKRNLVTLKIIVELLIRSHDCFTASCNMEGIASVLRKCQQLANSLQNLKHWSLLVRLVTGVGRFTEMNYIFQILKENDQFEFLLGRGLDKVPGLRMALLDFLKRNCPEDKDLFNIVALHFRLYYEIALMWDNEAKQVINELVNEAKKECGRTLYNPQVEIKFTRNEPTEKRLQLVIANFTHATQYFLQDNKLNLANRCSHQAQLVALQISLSSAAGQNQQFPCILNLTSDEINKAISRHLNFSQALILARAYDHHVDWANAIYTHCLLNGETKYLKDFVISKRLTASVAIDCARRYRLEKSVSKSMTENMQTLVARLNDNECKYVLASQLGFRNIIQEMIDDPAVGAFLKDTVFRKRYVATEFTGESFLAKE, from the exons ATGGCACACATTGTAACTGTGGACGGAGTCCCCGTTGAACTGACCAAAGAGCAGCCTGCCATTTGGTCAGGATGGAAGGGACTTGGGGACAGAGAGATTGTCAGGGAGGCTTCCGCCAAAGGAACCCACATAAACTTGGCTTACAAGTTTCTCGAGACTCGGAGGCACTGCTCTCTGCAGGAGGCTAAAGATTATTTCTCAAGTGAAGTTGAAATCTGGGTAACCAGTCTGCTGAAGAAGAAACAAGTTCACAGAGCATCGCACATTCTGAACAATGTG GGAAAAGTACCTATAGATTATATTCGTACAGTCTGTTTGACATGCAAAGAACCAGCGCTGAGAGACTATTTAGCTAGACATGTAGAATCCTCTTTTAATGCTGAAGAAAGAGAAGCTTGGAATATGATCAATTTAATTGCCAAATATGAAGAGACATTTCA ACTCGAAAATGATTTGATCTCACACAAGTGCCTTGAAGAGATAATAAATTTACCAACTAGTATTAAAGATGCACTGTATACAGAGCTCTATTTCAATTATTATGAACCAAATATTGTTGCTTATTTGAAGAGTCAAGTAGTTTGGGACTACCTATTAACTAATAATAAATTAGAATTGATCAAGTTCTGGATCGATATCAATTTTGGTGATGCAAACAATTCGACCCTCAACAATGCAGAGTTTAGAAGTAATATtcagttattatttacaaatttaaaaattacaaacGAAATGATAGCATTCATAGAGTCATCGAATGGAATGCCTCCTATAAGCAATTTGGTCCTCAATTATTTAAGCAG ATATGGAATATTTACAACCAAAGAACGTAATGACGTGAAATTAATCTTGACAAGACTTTTTGGAGAATGTATTTCTCtgaatgattttgaaaaaatcctAGCCAAGCCATTGTGCAATATTGACAAACAAAATTTCCTTTTAAGACTAGATGTTGTTGGACTCTCCAGAAATTACTATAAAGATAATGAAATTCAGAATATTGATTTGAAGAACAAAAAACTCTACGACTGTTTAAAAGAGATGTGCAATACAACAAATAACCATAAACAGCTTTTAGAACTTGGAATAATTGAAACTGTCAACTATCTTTCTGATAATTTTGTTCAATTTCTAAAGCAAAATCCAATTCTTTCatttacattaatttttcttcactATTCAGAGTGCATGGCCATTTTTAAAGATACCACTTTGAAGGAAATGTTTAGCAATGACACAGGATTAGTAACTAGTAGGCTAACATTACCAAAAGATATTCTTGATTCTGTGATATTTCATTTGCCGTATCTAAAAAGTGAGATAGATCcaaaaatgacaaaaagtaATATCACAATGTATCAACTTCTGGATGGATATAAACAATTTAACTCTACTAAATTATTCAAATGGCGATTAAGGAATGGGACTATGCCAGACTTTTTAAACGAAAATCTGGTCAACAAATTCGGACATAAGGAGAAATTAACttacataaattatttaaaagaaGCTAGGCCACACATGGCAGCAAATATTCTTCGTCTTCAACAAGAACAATTAGGTGGTAAAATATCAGCAAAAGC GAAATCTCAAGCTTCACTTTGTGCACACGTTTTTGCATTAAGGCATCCCAAAGAATTAGAAGTTATCAGCGGTTGTATTTCGTTCTTAGAAATTCTTGGAATTAATTCGGAAAATCTAAGACTTCACATTACGGTTGCCCAACTTGTCCGAAAAGAATTAAATATTTCTATTG AGAACCTACTAGAATCAGTTATTTACAACAATCATCAAGACTTAAAGCaagttttgaattatttagaGACGAGTTTTCATTCTCGTTTAGATATGCAAATGATCAATAACAATGAAGAATTTATTCAAGCTCTTTGTACATGGGATGTAATAGTGAGATTTGCAAGAATGCATAATACGTCTTTACCAACATctttattaaagtttttagCATCTCATGATGCTTGGTTTGAATTCATTTTAGTTGGACACATTTTTGGATATCCGATAAATCAg attaCAGAATGTGTGCAAAATTTTGATAGTATTAGCTTGAAAGAACACTTGCTGTTATCTTTAAACAATCCTCAGTTATTAAGACAAAGTTTATCAAACGGGAATCATAAGttaaaaaatgagaaaatcaGAGAAAGGGATTCCCGTCAAACGTTGTACAATGAAATCGGCGTCAAATATAGC ACTTCCCCACAGTCAAGTCCACCGCTGTATTGTAATGAAACTGGCTTGGCTACAAAGCATAACACTATTTCAACCAGTCAGAGTTCAATAATAAGCTCATCTGCATTTATAGATGATTTATGGCTGATCATTCTGAAGTGTCACCAAAGTCAAGATCCACCCGGAACTTTGTTGAACGCTTCTCGAACTTTTAAATATCCGATTCTTACTGTTTTAGCCACTTGCTATGAG CCTTCTTCAATGTCATCTTACTGCTATTCATGGCTTGTTATATCAGCTGATAATGCTCCTTTTGTCAAAGATTACGGAGAGTGTTTAGAAAATCAAATTTGGTCAGCAAGCAccgttttaaatttattccacAATATGGTTTTACATGGATTGGTCAACACTCTTTTTCGAggattacaaatatttttgccT GAAAATCCTTTAAAGtcattttttgaatttctcgTGAACTGCATAGAATATGGAAATTTTAAGGATTGTGAGCAATACTTGGATAATTTTATAACAGATTGCTCAAATTACAGAAgcaat aaaatgataaattggGAATGCAGTGATGCGTCTTATTTGGATAATGCTTATTGGATTCAGACGGTTGTTGTAAAATGCATCATCATAACTTTGGGAAGTGCGTTAAGTAGCACTCGTGCGCAAATGGAATTACTGGATGCATTGATAAAATCgcaatttcacaaaaaattgatag AAGCTCCAAACTTTGAATCTTTGCTCGAGTATACAAAAATACTTTCCGAAACCAGCGttactttgaatttttactgttttgaTACAACCGTAAAAATACACGAGTCCGAGGCAGAAATCGAAAAATGCATTAACGAATTAGTGCAGTTGGAAGATTATACGAATGCTTTGCGTTTATCGAAGGCTGCAAACTTGAAAGCTTCAAAAATTATACTTGCCCAA TATCGTAGcgaatttaaacaaaacgACGACAAAGATGGGATAGTGGACTCAACTTTTTGGAGTCGTTGCGCTTCCGATTTTAAGAAATATCAAGTATGCTATGAAAAAGCTGCGGAATTTTTCGTTGAGCACgcagaaaaagtaaaatcataCAAAGAAAG ATCAGAAATTCTAAAGCTGGCTTTAGAAATACTGGAACAAAATTCCAGCGATCGACAAATTTGTGATACCGTAGAAATGGCCATGTGGAAATCTTGTATATTAGCTGGCCCTGAAAATATAGAATTAAGGACTATAAATGGCGTTTTCAAGAAATTAAAGACTGAGCTTTTGTCTAGCGTAAGCGGGCTGCAAGTATCTTGTTCGCTCAGAGAGCCTGAAGAAAAGAGTGCCGTTCAAGTTTTAATAGGCCGTTTATTGGATGCCGGTAGATTAGAAACGGCGCTGAGAATTTGTGCAATTTTTACTTGTAGAAATAGA GATTTGCAAGTGCTGATGTTGTGCTCAAGTCTAGCGGAGGGTGAGATTTCGCCTTATCAACTAACCGTGCAACAACGAGCGTTACTTTCCGAGGCAGACAAACCAAGACAGAGAAGCAGTAGATTATCAAGTCGAGGAATCCAACGACTGCCTTCGTCATCTTCGC TAAATTTATCGTCTACGAGTGCCAATCCGAGTAATATTTCTGAAGCGACGAATGCAACACTCATCGTAGAGAAACAAGAACAATCAGATTGCTTGTCTTTGTTGACGAACTTGGTAGAAACTCTTAATCACGGAGTTGATATTGGAGTGAGAATTCTTGAGTGTTATCAACTGGCTGTTCAACTGGGAAAGAGCTATCAAGTACTTTTGACATTGAGCAAACCTATGCAATTGTTGCAAGAAATCGTGAGCAGTCCATGTGATAGAAAACTTGAAATAGCTCGCGATATTATTACTACTTATCAGATAGAAAATCAAACAATAGCTCACTTTTTGGCTGAAGAGATCGTAGCTCACATTACGCAAGTGATTGAAG atgaTTTAAATGAGCCCACAACGGCCTGGAATTACAATATGAATTTACAATCTGTGATAGATCTTTGCAAGGATTCGTCTCTGCTTGGTTTAAAACTCCTTGATATGGCACATAAATTACTCGGCCATTCTTATGGGGAGAAAAGAAatc TTGTTACATTAAAAATCATCGTCGAACTTTTGATTCGCTCTCACGATTGCTTTACAGCTTCGTGCAATATGGAAGGCATTGCCTCGGTTTTAAGAAAATGTCAACAACTTGCAAATTCTCTCCAAAATTTGAAGCACTGGAGTTTGCTAGTTCGTTTGGTTACTGGAGTCGGTCGATTCACAGAAATGAACTACATCTTTCAAATCCTCAAGGAAAACGATCAGTTTGAATTTTTACTCGGCAGGGGATTGGATAAG GTTCCTGGATTAAGAATGGCTCTTTTGGATTTTCTTAAACGAAATTGCCCAGAAGATAAGGATTTGTTCAACATCGTAGCATTGCACTTCCGTCTTTATTATGAAATAGCGCTCATGTGGGACAACGAAGCAAAGCAAGTCATAAATGAGCTAGTCAACGAAGCTAAGAAAGAGTGCGGACGGACGTTGTATAATCCACAAGTAGAAATCAAGTTTACGAGAAATGAACCAACAGAGAAAAGACTGCAATTGGTGATTGCCAATTTCACCCACGCGACTCAATATTTCCTTCAG GATAACAAGTTGAATTTGGCTAATCGTTGTTCGCATCAAGCTCAATTGGTTGCTCTTCAAATTTCCCTGTCAAGTGCTGCTGGACAAAACCAGCAATTTCCTTGTATCCTGAACTTGACCAGCGATGAGATAAATAAGGCTATAAGCCGTCATTTGAACTTTTCGCAGGCTCTGATCTTGGCACGTGCATACGATCATCACGTCGACTGGGCGAATGCCATTTACACTCACTGTTTGCTCAACGGCGAAACCAAGTACCTGAAGGACTTTGTGATTTCAAAGCGACTGACAGCTTCGGTAGCGATAGACTGTGCCCGCAGGTATAGACTTGAGAAAAGTGTTAGCAAATCCATGACGGAAAACATGCAGACACTTGTTGCCAGGCTCAACGATAACGAATGCAAATACGTATTGGCGAGTCAGCTTGGATTCAGGAATATAATCCAAGAGATGATAGACGATCCAGCAGTCGGAGCTTTCCTGAAAGATACGGTATTCAGAAAAAGATACGTGGCAACGGAATTCACTGGTGAGAGTTTTTTGGCCAAGGAATGA